A window from Kovacikia minuta CCNUW1 encodes these proteins:
- a CDS encoding murein hydrolase activator EnvC family protein has translation MIFEFPKWAGKKFPRQLKASRLAVGCVGVIMLLWLLLAVQPVAARAPIDSFQLAQAGSVEELQRQQQQIEQQRSQVSEERNRLQNMQKAAEGNLTGLKRTIKATASQIKQNETRLQQATQQLRKLEMVLAKAEDSYRRKQFSTVARLRFLQRQQMERGWAVLLQSQNLNQFLDRRRQLRLIYTADRKILVGLKQEADRINQQRNRVEQKKNEIVLLKEELLAQKADFETEAGSQKEKIDRLKTDHKALEVAEEQLLQDSQNISAMIRQRLGMGSLAYRGTGQMLYPCLGEVTSGFGWRTHPILGYQRFHSGLDIGADYGTLIHAADRGTVIFAGWYGGYGNAVVIDHGGGITSLYGHTSELYVVEGQTVQRGQAIAAVGSTGLSTGPHLHFEVRENGEPVDPVAYL, from the coding sequence ATGATTTTCGAGTTTCCCAAATGGGCGGGGAAAAAATTTCCCAGGCAACTGAAAGCATCTCGCTTAGCTGTAGGTTGCGTTGGGGTGATTATGTTGCTCTGGCTTCTGCTTGCGGTTCAGCCTGTTGCAGCTCGCGCTCCAATTGATTCATTCCAACTTGCACAGGCGGGTTCAGTTGAGGAGCTTCAGCGGCAGCAGCAGCAAATTGAGCAACAGCGATCGCAGGTTTCTGAGGAACGCAATCGCCTGCAAAATATGCAAAAAGCGGCGGAGGGAAACCTGACCGGGTTGAAGCGGACCATCAAAGCGACCGCCAGCCAGATCAAACAAAATGAAACCCGTCTCCAACAAGCCACCCAACAATTGAGAAAATTGGAAATGGTTCTGGCAAAGGCAGAAGATAGTTATCGGCGGAAGCAATTTTCCACCGTTGCCCGGTTGCGTTTTTTGCAACGGCAACAGATGGAACGGGGATGGGCAGTTCTGTTGCAAAGTCAGAACTTGAATCAGTTTCTCGATCGCCGCCGCCAACTGCGATTGATTTATACCGCTGATCGAAAAATACTGGTGGGGCTGAAGCAAGAAGCCGATCGCATCAACCAACAACGGAATCGGGTAGAACAAAAAAAGAATGAGATTGTCCTACTTAAAGAGGAGCTTTTAGCCCAAAAAGCCGATTTTGAAACAGAAGCAGGATCTCAAAAAGAAAAAATCGATCGGCTGAAAACCGACCATAAAGCTTTGGAGGTGGCTGAAGAACAACTTTTACAGGACTCTCAAAATATTTCTGCAATGATTAGACAACGGCTTGGGATGGGGTCTCTTGCCTACCGGGGGACAGGGCAAATGCTTTACCCCTGCCTGGGTGAAGTAACCAGTGGGTTTGGCTGGCGAACTCATCCCATCCTGGGCTATCAACGCTTCCATTCTGGGCTAGACATTGGAGCTGACTACGGCACACTGATCCATGCAGCGGATCGGGGCACGGTTATTTTTGCTGGTTGGTACGGGGGATACGGCAACGCTGTGGTCATTGACCACGGAGGGGGGATTACCAGCCTCTACGGACACACCAGCGAACTTTATGTGGTGGAAGGGCAAACGGTTCAGCGAGGACAGGCGATCGCCGCAGTGGGTTCTACGGGGCTATCTACAGGCCCCCACCTCCACTTTGAGGTGCGAGAAAATGGTGAACCAGTTGATCCGGTAGCGTATCTGTAG
- a CDS encoding transposase has protein sequence MLKTLSPYITRHLKRYGDYVIDFEQIPLPLEAAIPLPLPLDEQQLE, from the coding sequence ATGCTCAAAACTTTGAGTCCCTACATCACTCGTCACCTCAAGCGTTACGGCGATTATGTGATTGATTTTGAGCAGATCCCTTTACCTTTGGAAGCGGCGATTCCCTTACCGCTTCCATTGGACGAACAGCAATTGGAGTAA
- a CDS encoding DUF7219 family protein: MLEKDDFLYPRSTYRGEVKPENLVFNANLQEFAQKASFICNLETNGKMAPLDAYQQIKALYKQLRQSKKALGLGESPFQE, from the coding sequence ATGCTAGAGAAAGATGATTTTCTGTACCCTCGTAGTACCTATCGAGGAGAGGTCAAGCCAGAAAATTTAGTGTTTAATGCGAATCTGCAAGAGTTTGCTCAAAAAGCGAGCTTTATTTGCAATCTGGAGACCAATGGCAAGATGGCACCGCTCGATGCTTACCAACAAATCAAAGCTTTGTATAAGCAGCTCAGGCAGAGCAAAAAGGCATTAGGGCTTGGAGAATCACCATTCCAAGAGTAA
- a CDS encoding IS630 family transposase — MLLKQYATLVKPEFERLHYFAADESRFGLKTTVGRLITSLGVKPFGTWTRQFKAFWLYGAVEPTTGEPFFLQLTHVDSECYQLFLDQFSQAYPDSLNILQVDNGAFHKAKHLVLSNNIMLLFQPPYCPELNPIERLWQHLKQDLCWALFKNLTQLQTKVDNLIADLTTETVASVTGFGFIVEALFVAGIF; from the coding sequence ATCCTGCTGAAACAGTATGCAACGCTTGTAAAACCGGAGTTTGAACGGCTGCACTACTTTGCGGCTGACGAGAGTCGCTTTGGGTTGAAAACAACGGTTGGTCGCTTGATCACAAGTTTAGGCGTTAAACCATTCGGCACTTGGACACGGCAGTTCAAAGCCTTTTGGCTCTATGGTGCGGTGGAACCAACCACCGGAGAGCCGTTCTTTTTGCAATTGACCCATGTCGATAGCGAGTGCTATCAGCTTTTTCTCGACCAGTTCTCTCAAGCCTATCCAGATAGCCTCAACATCCTCCAAGTCGATAACGGAGCCTTTCACAAAGCCAAACATCTGGTGCTTTCAAACAACATCATGCTGCTGTTTCAACCGCCTTATTGTCCCGAATTAAATCCAATTGAGCGCTTGTGGCAGCACTTGAAGCAGGATTTGTGCTGGGCGCTGTTCAAGAACCTGACTCAACTACAAACGAAAGTGGACAACTTGATTGCTGATTTAACGACCGAAACTGTTGCTTCTGTGACTGGCTTTGGCTTTATTGTAGAGGCGCTATTTGTCGCAGGCATTTTTTGA